aatgTAATAATgatgtatagaaaagtgggaaaagtgtatggaaaagtgggaaaagtgtatagaaaagtggaaaAGGTGTATATCCAAAAACGGAAAGTGGACACATAAAAGGGAACGCCATAAATGGGaactggacacgtatttaggaacggagggagtactatttttTTGACATATGTGTTGCTCCTAGTAGGCTTAATATTAGTGTTATTGATATTTCTTGTCGTGTAACATTATATTAGATAAGAGGTATGAACATCAAGAGAATGAGACATGGTTTTGCTTTCCATTGatgatataattaaataatgcaAATAAACTAGATTTACccatttacatatataaatatataatgatTAGTTCTATGGACTATAACGTCTATACACACCTAGGTTAATTAACAAGaacaataaataaccatttaaGTACTACTCACGTACATTATAATGaagtaatcaaaattaaaatgtgAGCAAATCACAAAATACCACGGTAATCAAAGAAATCTCTTTTATTTTAGGGTTAGACCCAAGACAATGGAGGTGTAGGAAAACAAGAgggtttaaattaaattaaattaaattaaattaatattaaaaaattgATATAATTTGAAGATGTATGCAAATTTAAGCACaaagtaaaattaaaaaaaaggggaaaTAGAAGGAAATAAGCTAAGCTCCTTGTCTGCTGCGCAGACCAAAACGTTGAACACCGTCAACAAGCTTTTTTGCATGTCGCCGAATGCACTTGCTACTTTGCTACATACTTTTCTCCGTCGATGTTTAAAAATGATTAAACAAGTGAGATTATGGGAGATGAAAGATCAAATCCCCAAATAAAGCACTCACAGACTCACAGTCTTCTTAGCTCTTCCCTAAATTCAAAGCAGACTCAGTTATATTATTATCCTGTCCTTTCACCCCTATTCAAAGTACTTACACAACATCCGTTGGCCGTTTTACTCATAAATTGTATTAGTAGAGTTACTTGAGCATAATCTGGTTGGGTTAGGGAGTAAAAGTTTTTAAAGAAATAAGGATTCATTTATGTTTATTTAAATTACTGAATCATATTGTATGTCATAACCTATGATATGGGTTATGTTGATCTCCTCATAAGTACGGAacacataattaaattaataagttcatgaaataaggtgaatcaaaatactaGGTAATTCTTAAACTTTACTCCCAAAATATCAACAACGTACtaccactacaagaaatggtactattaacgacgggaaatcccgtcgcgaaaggccaataatcgttgattaacgacgggattttctgtcgcaaacccgtcataaaagggggccatcgttgatagaaatcccgtcgtaaatttgtcgtaaacccgtcgtaaaagacatttgcgacggttattcccgtcattgtttggttgttagccccatcgcaaaaggcttttgcgacgggatttttgacccgtcgtaattaggttgtcgttaaagatacaaattcttgtagtgtacgtACGTTGTCACCAATTTGACAAAACCTTTCTATTTTAATTTGATGAATTCTTTGTAACAAAACAGAGCAAATTAGTGTTCAAGATGAACATGTTAGTAGTACTATGTCGTATGATCTGTTGGTTACAATCATATACTACTAGTATGAAGTACCTTAAAGCTTAATCATTACATAAGTTTGAAAAAGAACATATGAAATCATACATACCTTGACTCGACGTGGCTCATTCTTTATACTACGTAAAATCTAGTATTAGATAGTCTAGGACTAattaccaattgaggttggcataaGTAGTTAAGGGTCTCTTGATCTTTAATCAAGGTCTCGGGTTTGAGCATGggtatggaaaaaatctcaactatgACGGATGCTGGCCATCGAGATACTCATTACAAATTTTTTTGAGAGATTAATCCACTCGCCGAAAGCTGTGGGAACTCCTTGTAGTAGAAAAAAAGAATCCAGGACTAATTAACCATAATCCTAGTgaatcatataaatttataatagcCAAGAccacaattaaataattatcaATTTGGAGACATAcaacataaaaatatataataatggATGAGATGATGGGGTAATAAACTTAATTATAGGAGACAATTATCTAGTTTTCCCcttaaaaaaagaagacaattAAAGGCATTACGGATTGCACTATAAAAGCAACACCCCCACACTAATTAAGCCAGACTACCTATAGTCCTATACTAATACCCCTTTGGAGTTCAAAACTGCCCTAACTTAaaccaaaaagagagaaatCAACAAAAAGCTGAGAACGATCAAGAATCAGAATCAtctttcttcctcttcttcttcttccttttttttttttttttttttgtgtgtgtgtgtgtataaGGCCCACAAAAACATAAACTTAATCACAAAAACAATAAATCAAGATGGAAGAAGGAATGTCAGGCTTTTGCATCCAAACAACACAAACAGCAAGGACTAGGGCTGCTTCTTACGGAAGCGGAGGCGGTGGGCCGCCTAGTAGCGGCACCAAGTGCGGACGGTGGAATCCGACAGCTGAACAGGTAAAGGTTCTTACAGACCTCTTTAGGTCAGGGCTTCGAACACCAAGCACTGACCAGATCCAGAAGATATCAAATCAGTTGAGTTTTTATGGTAAGATTGAAAGTAAGAATGTTTTCTACTGGTTCCAAAATCATAAGGCTAGAGAAAGGCAAAAACGACGTCGTGTTTCTAAGGATCATGATGATGCTCCTTGCTTTCACCTTGATGACCTTCTTAAACCTCATGTTCCTCCTACTAAATGTACGTTTTCTTACCTTtgctttttaattttaaatttaattagttgTTTCTTAATTCATGTCGACTTTGTTCGTTCATTCCGTcggttttcaatttttgtttttaaaatttcaaaagttgTAGTAAAACTGATCGACCATTGAAAAATTGGGAACTATTTTCTAGTTCTCTAAAACTTCTTTCTGGTTTTTATAGATTGAACTCAAAAGGATAACGAACAAACTGGTAATATAGTTTAATTTGACACATCAAATTTCTAGCTACCATGCTTTTAAGCTACAAAGTTTCATATTAGTTGGTACAATACGCTGTatttcctccgtttcaaaaagatctttacacttaCTGATTTGCACGGATTCCGGTGTAATGTTTGACTGTTAATATATTCAATTATGTATGgaagaaaatataaaaatttgatatttataaaatacattttgagacgaatgtaacaagatatctcatgataatttttgATAGATATCATAGTgaaaatttatggtcaaaagttttgattttttgacacatttttcaaagcgtaaagaactttatcaaacggaggtagtagctccttataatattttattttatgcaatatttatttattttatcttttccCACATTCTTTTCAGCTACTTGTTCGAAAGAGTtacacactacaagaatttgtatctttaacgacaacctaattacgacgggtcaaaaatcccgtcgcaaaaggcttttgcgacggggctaacaatcaaacaatgacgggaataaccgtcacaaatatcttttacgacgggtttacgacggatttacgacgggattttctattaacgacgacccccttttatgacgggttcgcgaccaaaaatcccgtcgttaatcaacgattatttgcctttcgcgacgggatttcccatcgttaataatataatttcttgtagtgacaaTATCTTGATAGCTGATTACGTAACTTTTATACCAATGATAGGCTTTCATTCATATGTtttaactttttacaaagatGTTATTTTTATGACCCCTTTGAGTTGTTCTTAACGTATGTTTTGGCTATAATGAAAACAACTTCCCCTAGCTTGGTTTAACAAACAATATGAGTATATATGTTCTTGTCttgactttatttttattttgttattttgcaGATTTTGGTGAGATAAATCAAATTCCTTTAGAGACGGAGCGAGCCATCGAAACACTACAACTGTTCCCACTGAACTCATACCATGAACAAGAGACAGATAAGCTTAGGATGTTCTCAAATGACTGCAAGGAGAACTATGCAACATTTACTGCATACACAATTGGAAGAGACTTCAATCACCCCCCTTTGGATTTGCGCTTAAGTTTCTTTTAATTACTCCACTAGTTAATCAATGTTATTATTAGAAGCACACTAACTAGCTAGATTAGCATAAGTTATAAAAAGATCAGGATAGAATTAAAATATTTTCCTTTAAAAGTGTGGTACGATAGAgtctaaaattataaattttccgTCCTGTAATTTGTGTACTatactttttaacttttttttattggtTGATATTTGTACTTGATTCAATCACATCCAGCACAATCAATATAAAAAAAGTGGTACACAAATTGTCGGACTGATGATTTGTATTCGGTGTAATATTAGTGTATGCATGCATGGGTTTGATGGGTTTGAGACAAGATTAAATGTAAGAATCAATGGGGGGTTGTGGAAATCGACGAAAAAGCGTAGACATTCTATCCTCTCTTTGATCCTATGACTTATAAACGAAGTAGTACGGTTTGTTCATTGTTCTCTGTGTTTACTCTGCTGTTTGGatcatttttgtttttgattaaATTCAAGAGGTTGGGAATGCAAATTTGTTCCTTCAAGAAGAAATGTTTGTTTCAATTGCAATTTAATTAATAGTTGTATTTAGCTAGCCATCTAGGTACTAGTTACCACTTCAATAATTTTGTAGAGCGTTAAATTTAAGCCgtcccatattactcaaaattgTCTTACTATTTTATCCATGTACTCTCCTTTATTTACCCCCTCATTCAACATTACCATCCTCTTTTACCCTCTTACCTTCCAACCCCAAACCGGCCAGCACCACCGTCCACTAGGGCTGAGCAAAACTATTTGAAAATCCGAAAACCCGATCCGTATCTGATCCGATTTtttggatatccgatccgaaaaataatttcagatcagatatccgatccgaaaaatCGGATATCGGATACCAATTCAGATATTGAATTTAGCAttttcggatatccgatatccGAAATATTATCCGAATTTTTTAgtaaatatcaaaaaaaaatcacagcCCACAATATACAAGCCCAATATCCGCACACACCTTTCCCTCACCTCTCTAGCCCAACTTCACGTCACCTATTTCCTTCACCCCTGGCAATTCACTATTGTAAGCAAACACAAGAGAAGTCTTCAACTTCTCTCACTAGGAACCCTAGGAAAATTTAGGGCTTAGCCGCCACCCTTTGACCCTCCTTCATCCTAGAACTAACATTCATCCTACATCATAACCTTCTTACCTTCTAGATTTGGTGGtccatctacaacaatttcctCAGTCAGACCATTGTAGAATAATAACGTTACTGAAACAATCAAATGTCGTGAAACATCTCCTGTATCAATGGAGAGAAATTTATCTAGatggtcaaatttggtcgaagtAATGTGGTATTGTCTTTACTATGGTCTTTTCTTTCTCGAAATTCCTAGTCTCGGTTCTGAAACTAGGTAGTCGGCAGAAATGGGTAATTGTCGCCAAATTCCAAGTCTCCATTAATAATTTCATCTCAACTTTGAATTTGTAAATGCTCATTCAATTGATTTGTTCATGCTGTAACCTTTGTAGATTTTGTATAATTTTAGGTAGTTTTAAGTTTTATTCTTTTGGTTAGTTTTAGATCTGGGTTTGTAATCTTTGTACTTTAATATATAAATGCTCAATAtttgtataacaaatatatatGAAATTGCAAATTTGGATTAATTTTATAAGGTTGTTGGTATGAAAATTGAAAAAGTAAGAAGACAACCATAGATTGGATGAACGCCAAAATGGCGGATATCAGATATCCGACAATACCCGATTCGAAAATTTTCGGATATCGGATAATGGATATCCGAAAATTTCGGATCAGATACGGATAtcagattttagatttttcggatacggatatccgatccgaaacatgatttcggatcggatatccgatccgtgcTCAGCCCTACCGTCCACCACTGCCGGCCagcaccgccaccaccaccgccgccaccACATTGCCGGCGACAAAATGCGTTATAATGTTTACATGGACGAATCTACCGATGGAACGTCGAATTCACAAGAGATTTTTTTTCCGAAAAAGAATTCAGAAACTTATGCAATTTTAGCATGTACCATGGTAcatgcttatgaattttaagcttgtaccatggtacagacttatgagtttttagcttcgatCATGGTATAGACTTGTGCATTTTAAGCTCGTAtcatggtatagacttatgcAGTTTAAACTCGTACCATGGTATAGAATAATGCAGTTTAAGCTCGtatcatggtacaagcttaaaattcataagtttaTACCATGGTCGAAactaaaaattcataagtttctattttttttccaaGTATATTAAATCAAATTGAACAGCAAATCAAAACCTTAAAAAATATAGACATATGCatattaagctcacaccatggcgtagacttatgaattttaagcctCGTCTATGGCACaagcttaaactgcataagtctataccatggtcgaagctaaaaactcatgagtttgtaccatggtacaagcttaaaattcatcaGCATGTACCATGATATAAGCTAAAAAAACATAAGTTTCTGAAACTTTTtctggacaaaaaaaaaaaaaatctcttgTGAATTTGACGTTCCATCGGTAGACTCGACCATATAAACATTACTACACATTTCATTGCCGACAACGTGGTGGCCGACGGTGGTGGACGGGGGTGCTGGTCGGCGGTGCTGGGCGGGGGTGGTCCGGTTTGGGGTGGGAAGGTAAGAGGGTAAATGAGAATGGTAAATGTTGAATGAGGGGGTACATGCATAAAGGAGGGTATATGAGTAATTAATAGTAGGGCGATTTTGAGTGATATAGGGCGGTAAATAATAAGCCCCATAATTTTTTTGAGCATTCAGTTTATTTCTAAGTGGAccttaattaaaaattattaattgaaaaatgttgatttttaattaaaacaattaaaaaaatgagTTTGCATTCAGATGCAATAAAAACAATAGAATTATTAGAGGTCATTAGAGGTTAATAAAAACAATGACCACTTTGTAATTTACGCCCaaataaatatttttgaatCATTATTATTTCCAAGATAAAATTATTAGAGGTTCTACAACTCAacttaacaaaacaaaaaagacaCAAAAACATTTGATGTTTAGGAAGGGGAAAAAATGTGCTTTCGTATAATATATATcagggatttttcatgaaatacccctcaattttcacgaaatttaCCAAAAGTCccccaactttcagaaattcaccaaatgcccctcacctttaatataatacccaaattatccttactaatgacgcgtcgttagtccgccgttagcctactttctaattcaccaaatgcccctacaatgtaacttatttcaccaaatacccaaatattaaaatataactagcgtttgagcccgttcaaagaacgggcgGTTGTATAGTGGTTATTTAGTCTATCTTTTaaagttctaattttattgagtTTGTGATTTAAGagagaatatatgatttaaatagaggtAAATTTTGAAAGTTAAAAGAATacattaatattgagtgttaatcgggaagatggagtgaaaaatgttgaatgaatagattggtgaattgatgttgtatgAGAAAGATGGAGTGAAAGAGGCGATTGGAATtgtataatatatcaaacaacaaagaaaagtAAAATGCAAAACCAAATTGATGGAGTAAAGAatggatgacacgtgtcatctaatcaaatatgttgacacatgtcatctaatcaaatgtggtttccctttttaaatactaggtatacgtgtcatctaatcaaatatgttgacacatgtcatctaatcaaatgtggtttcccttttaaaatattaggtatagactaggtatagactaggtatagattcaccaaatgcccaaatgtaaaaaCTACCTTTTAAaagcccaacggctagtttttgggattgaaaaatagtcgttgcttattgttttacTATGAATAACCCTGTTCTGGGTGTTTATTTAGTCACCAAATTATTTTGTTGTAGTTTCATCTCATTTTGGGTCAGGAATTatcattcaaaatcatcatccacacataATGAGTTTACGTATGTTAGAGTCCCCAAAAATCTGTTATTGTGGGAGGAAATTTGTCATCCGTAgatccgatacaacactcaatccatAAAGGttatactacaagtgtgattCATGCAACAATATGAAATGGTGCAAGGGAGTAATTGAGTATGAAAATAGTGGGCATCAACAACAACATGGTTTCCTCCTGAACTTGAGTAACAGATGCCGTAACAATCAATAAAGTCAAcatttaaaaatattattattaaggtATTTAAAACCCAACATTTGTTAACCAAGTCAACTTGCTATCCACATCACAAGAAGGAATACTGAATTAACTAAAAAGCAATGCTCGTCTTGATAGATCAAATTTAGCTCAAAAAATTTAATCAGCTGATACATGAAGTGAATCGAGTTATCGTTTTAATTGATCATAAATGCATCAAAGTCATGCACCAATGTGATCTCTAAAAGCCATAATTACTCCTAAAATTGCAAAATTAGAGCTTTGCAACCAAAATTTACACCTCAAATTGCATAAACCAATTCAATTCAACAACACCTCAAATTCAACGCCTAAAACATAAAaagttaattaataattaataattaataattaataattaataattaataattaataattaataattaataattaataattaataattaataattaaacaacaatTTTTGTTATAAATTAGACCCGGCCCGAAAATGGCCCGAAAGCCCGTTATTTTAGCCCAAAATAACGGGTTTTGTGCATAAAAATCGGCCCAAAGTTTAGCCCAACCCGGCCCGACATAATGGCCAGTTCTTTATGCCCTCGGCCCGGACCGAACCCCGCCCGGCCCACCTTTTAATCAGGTCTAAGCTGAATCAATGAAAATTGAGATTGGGGTCGGCGAGAAAGAGAAGCGGAAGTGCAGAGAAAGGAGAAAGAATCAGAAATGGACGTAGTAAAAATCCAGCAAATAAGTTCATCCAAAGCGATTGAGAAGGTGGTCGTTCATCCACTGGTGCTGCTGAGCATAGTCGATCACTACAATCGTGTCGCACGCGACACCAAGAAGCGCGTCATCGGTGTTTTGCTGGGAAGCACATTCAAGGGTACCGTCGATGTCACTAACAGCTACGCCGGTAATTTCTTGATCTTAACTTCCAATTAATTAACTTTTG
This sequence is a window from Spinacia oleracea cultivar Varoflay chromosome 1, BTI_SOV_V1, whole genome shotgun sequence. Protein-coding genes within it:
- the LOC110802193 gene encoding WUSCHEL-related homeobox 5-like, producing MEEGMSGFCIQTTQTARTRAASYGSGGGGPPSSGTKCGRWNPTAEQVKVLTDLFRSGLRTPSTDQIQKISNQLSFYGKIESKNVFYWFQNHKARERQKRRRVSKDHDDAPCFHLDDLLKPHVPPTKYFGEINQIPLETERAIETLQLFPLNSYHEQETDKLRMFSNDCKENYATFTAYTIGRDFNHPPLDLRLSFF